AACATCCTGCGAGTGCCCACACAGTTTGCTTGATAAATTGTTAAAGAGCGTTGACCCTTCAGCGGGTCAGGGCTGCGTATTCTACGCAATCCTTGGTGTTCGTCAAGCGTTGAATCAAACTTTGTTTCGTGTTGTTTCAACCCTTGTGACCGTCGGCGTGTTCCGCCGTGTCAGTGAGGGCGCATTATAGGGAGCCGCCGATTTTGCGCAAGGGCTTTTTGAGGAAAAATCACTTCACATAGCTCAAGCGTTCAAAGGTTGACCGGAATGATGGAAATTACTGCGCCTCGGGCAGTTGCCGTGCAAATTCCACCAAAGAAGGATAGACGCTTTTCGCCAGTTTTTCCCCTTCCTCGGTAATTTCCTTGCCGGTACGCACCAGCACGGGGTGGCCCACGCCGGCGGCGATGGCCGCATTCATGTCCGAGACCTTGTCCCCAACCATAAAGGAAGCAGCCAGATCGATGTTCAGCTCCTTGGCCGCGTCCAGCAGCATGCCCGGTGCCGGCTTGCGGCAGTCGCAGGCTTTGGTGTCGGGACCGTTACCAGCGGAGGGGTGGTGGGGGCAGAAATAGATACCGTCAAGATCCACGCCCCTATCGGCCA
This genomic window from Oceanimonas doudoroffii contains:
- the gmhB gene encoding D-glycero-beta-D-manno-heptose 1,7-bisphosphate 7-phosphatase; the protein is MAKPAIFLDRDGVINQDSGYVSHSDDFIFIEGVIDALRSLKEKGYLLVVVTNQSGIARGMFTEDDFMRLTEWMDWSLADRGVDLDGIYFCPHHPSAGNGPDTKACDCRKPAPGMLLDAAKELNIDLAASFMVGDKVSDMNAAIAAGVGHPVLVRTGKEITEEGEKLAKSVYPSLVEFARQLPEAQ